One stretch of Amycolatopsis tolypomycina DNA includes these proteins:
- a CDS encoding CHAT domain-containing protein, which yields MIHAEITSGGLHAGEDANIVVHLRNDGPKPCTNIHFALRLPAQIPALRGNKEFAVPRLDAGTEWTTTVKVRPLRPGSWTATSANFSFRDDVGGGHRITDFQAVLDVAPPVELPPAEPPRFEIELSTVRVACGEWDAVKGEIVNTGAAAITWGRLSLQGPFSVDPKGTAVSLGHLPPGERESFEFHILARETGRAVPVHLTAVCANGAGGPVERKVRRTVAVGHLGQQQPGTVEVLYLAANPTDTERISWDAELRDVEDTLRMGRHRDRFVLRQRGALRVRDLTQALLDFSPRIVHLSGHGTEDGQFLAEAAGGEGQVLSVPGLAALFEEVSDTVECVIVNACHSARLAEALAEHISYVIGMRSWLGDRSATDFSVGFYQALVAGLPIEPAFKRARAAMALGDERLHGRHVPVLYHGQ from the coding sequence ATGATCCACGCCGAAATCACGTCCGGCGGGCTCCACGCCGGTGAGGACGCGAACATCGTCGTGCACTTGCGCAACGACGGGCCGAAGCCGTGCACGAACATCCACTTCGCGCTGCGGCTGCCGGCGCAGATCCCGGCCCTGCGGGGCAACAAGGAGTTCGCGGTGCCCCGGCTCGACGCGGGCACCGAGTGGACGACGACGGTCAAGGTCCGGCCGTTGCGCCCGGGCTCCTGGACGGCGACCAGTGCGAACTTCTCGTTCCGCGACGACGTCGGCGGCGGTCACCGCATCACCGACTTCCAGGCCGTGCTCGACGTGGCGCCGCCCGTGGAGCTCCCGCCGGCGGAGCCGCCGAGGTTCGAGATCGAACTCTCGACCGTCCGCGTCGCGTGCGGGGAGTGGGACGCCGTCAAGGGCGAGATCGTCAACACCGGAGCCGCCGCCATCACCTGGGGGCGGCTCAGCCTGCAGGGACCGTTCTCGGTCGACCCGAAGGGGACGGCCGTCTCGCTCGGCCATCTCCCGCCCGGGGAGCGGGAATCATTCGAGTTCCACATCCTGGCCAGGGAAACGGGGCGGGCCGTTCCCGTCCACCTGACGGCGGTGTGCGCGAACGGAGCGGGTGGCCCGGTCGAGCGCAAAGTACGGCGAACCGTCGCGGTGGGGCACCTCGGGCAGCAGCAGCCCGGCACCGTGGAAGTCCTCTACCTGGCGGCCAATCCGACCGACACCGAGCGGATCAGCTGGGACGCCGAGTTGCGTGATGTGGAGGACACGCTGCGGATGGGCCGGCACCGGGACCGGTTCGTGCTCCGCCAACGCGGTGCGCTGCGCGTGCGGGACCTGACTCAGGCCCTGCTCGACTTCTCGCCGCGGATCGTGCACCTTTCGGGGCACGGCACCGAGGACGGGCAGTTCCTCGCCGAGGCCGCGGGAGGCGAAGGCCAGGTGCTTTCGGTGCCGGGGCTGGCCGCGTTGTTCGAGGAAGTCTCGGACACCGTGGAGTGCGTGATCGTCAACGCCTGTCACAGTGCGCGGCTGGCCGAAGCCCTCGCGGAACACATCAGCTACGTCATCGGCATGCGCAGCTGGCTCGGTGACCGTTCGGCCACGGACTTCAGCGTCGGGTTCTACCAGGCGCTGGTCGCGGGCCTGCCGATCGAGCCCGCGTTCAAGAGGGCCCGAGCGGCGATGGCTCTGGGTGACGAGCGCCTGCACGGGCGGCACGTCCCGGTGCTGTACCACGGCCAGTGA
- a CDS encoding Crp/Fnr family transcriptional regulator — MNAPSWPPSSLLGRLRGRDADALLALGTPVGYPPQQRIIRQGDPAQYSLLVMQGSVKVVVGTERGRDVVIAVRGPGDLLGEMATLERRPRSAHVITCSAVQARIIHSPELTDFLGRNVEVSLAVARMLSERLRSADRRGIDFVVCPAPVRVVRVLLDVVQQHGSAAGPERELGIPLSQAEIASMAGTGLSTVEKAFRRLESEGVLGRRYRRVLIVDLPALRRFGELPGGIPY, encoded by the coding sequence GTGAACGCCCCTTCCTGGCCACCCTCTTCCTTGCTCGGCCGGCTCCGCGGCAGGGACGCCGACGCCCTGCTGGCTCTGGGTACTCCGGTCGGCTATCCGCCGCAGCAGCGCATCATCCGGCAGGGTGATCCGGCTCAGTATTCGCTGCTGGTCATGCAGGGATCGGTCAAGGTCGTCGTGGGCACCGAGCGCGGCCGTGACGTCGTCATCGCGGTGCGCGGCCCGGGTGACCTCCTGGGTGAGATGGCGACCCTGGAGCGCCGTCCACGGTCGGCACACGTGATCACCTGTTCGGCGGTACAGGCCCGGATCATCCACAGCCCCGAGCTCACCGATTTCCTCGGCCGCAACGTCGAAGTGAGCCTTGCCGTCGCCCGGATGCTCAGCGAGCGGCTCCGGTCGGCGGACCGCCGGGGGATCGATTTCGTGGTGTGCCCGGCTCCCGTCCGGGTGGTGCGGGTTCTGCTCGACGTCGTCCAGCAGCACGGTTCGGCCGCCGGACCGGAGCGGGAGCTGGGGATCCCGTTGTCCCAGGCCGAGATCGCCTCGATGGCGGGCACCGGGCTGAGCACGGTCGAGAAGGCCTTCCGCCGGCTCGAGTCGGAAGGAGTGCTCGGCCGCCGCTACCGGCGAGTGCTGATCGTCGACCTGCCGGCTCTGCGCCGATTCGGCGAACTTCCTGGCGGAATCCCGTACTAG
- a CDS encoding Crp/Fnr family transcriptional regulator: protein MSTTSAGPGLFAALPASTVHALLGVGVERRFRPGEVLMLEGELTTHVILLLSGCVKVTATTVDGGRALLAVRLPGELIGELAGLDDKPRSATVTAVGLVNTRVMTQAVFQAFLRDHPDAGVAVSRSVAAKLRWATDRRIDFSGYDAPVRVARVLATLVRSHGTRTSRGWEIGFPLSQPELAALIGAAEPTVHKSLTELRRKSVLETGYRKMTILDLPRLQRLAGLPD, encoded by the coding sequence GTGAGCACTACTTCAGCCGGTCCGGGTTTGTTCGCCGCGCTACCCGCTTCCACGGTGCACGCGCTGCTGGGCGTCGGCGTCGAACGCCGGTTCCGGCCCGGCGAGGTGCTGATGCTCGAAGGTGAGCTGACGACCCACGTGATCCTGCTCCTTTCCGGTTGTGTGAAGGTCACCGCGACCACGGTCGACGGTGGCCGCGCCTTGCTGGCCGTCCGGTTACCCGGCGAGCTGATCGGCGAACTGGCTGGATTGGACGACAAACCGCGCTCGGCGACCGTCACGGCCGTCGGCCTCGTCAACACCCGGGTGATGACACAAGCGGTCTTCCAGGCGTTCCTGAGGGACCACCCGGACGCCGGGGTCGCCGTGAGCCGATCGGTGGCGGCGAAGCTGCGGTGGGCGACCGACCGGCGGATCGACTTCAGCGGGTACGACGCCCCGGTCCGGGTGGCTCGCGTCCTGGCCACTCTCGTGCGCTCCCACGGCACTCGCACGTCCCGCGGCTGGGAGATCGGATTCCCGTTGTCGCAGCCGGAACTGGCGGCCTTGATCGGTGCGGCCGAGCCGACGGTGCACAAGTCGCTGACCGAACTGCGCCGCAAGTCCGTGCTGGAGACGGGCTACCGGAAGATGACAATTCTCGACCTGCCCCGCCTGCAGCGACTGGCGGGCCTGCCTGACTGA
- a CDS encoding CHAT domain-containing protein, translated as MPDSNPPLDPIENLIQAYRATGRTGYLLRACDDLRALLDVTPRSWFRNHLHSQFSRVLRDLAEATSDRAPLEEAIAQGRAATGDDADDDPWRYVYLNNLAQALGDRFDRTSELAHLDESEQTYREALKAAPEADVHGLATIRSGLATVLTHRFDRTGAPEDLAAAIDLCRPTAAMGEPRSAHELASLLGAWFDLSGDHAVLGEAISAAGHAVHVTAEPGLRVMALTTLGELHSKLAIAFERPDALAQAAAELTEAVRLTARDNVRYPGRLTALTNTRHEQFRRNGERALLEEVTARFTEILALTPAGDVNLPGRQANLALALIDQFRYFGVTSALDTASGYLHEALRSLAPHDPFRPMLLSILGSVYLETANGLAGPDERECLDMAIATLREALSVAPERLPSRGLFVNNLATALRKHPDRAVQAEAETCCRAWLATAGPAAVGHQLVRFTLVAALVDRLETESEPAIFDEAEQLARALTIEGQRDHRVPVGSRLALVHLLKMRAERLDAPAARAEAVAVLQSVLDSPMAPEDRVRAHASLGELLTGHDRPGACRAYTTAVELLVRMVPRTWRQADREHGLSRFFALASDAAAAALDAGEPHLAVELLERGRGILLGSAATDPANLDHLAATHPELARRFVEVGLRIGALRTSADTPATHAELLLRRGLEAEEAEILAAIRTEPGFERFLGGPSCAELLARLPGPAVIVNASKLRSDALVLADGQLTVVPLPRLRHEHLVDQAARFLQHRDRFVLGPELAAVDRATVDLRVRSLHNVLSWLWESVAAPVLAALGPRRRVWWCLTGLVTLFPVHAAGRYRKTTGDELPETVLDHVIPSYVPTLRTLLAPEAPSGNQRVLAVGVGKTPGQASLGAATDEARAAAAVIRDSTLLLDADATRSRLLAELPHHTWFHFAGHGRQNAYSLDSAHLLTHDQARTGGVTFADLRATRPARAHLAYLSACESSSGRLTLPDEAVHLAGAMLAAGFDRVVAANWRVDDRVAKNVAERFYRFIAVPAPSAARAAEALHATVQLTREELARELTGADRDLAVLVWGAFVHFGR; from the coding sequence GTGCCGGACAGCAACCCTCCCCTCGATCCGATCGAGAACCTGATCCAGGCCTATCGCGCCACGGGCCGAACCGGGTACCTCCTCCGGGCGTGCGACGACCTGCGGGCGTTGCTCGACGTGACACCACGCTCCTGGTTCCGCAACCACCTGCACAGCCAGTTCAGCCGCGTGCTGCGGGATCTGGCCGAGGCGACGTCCGACCGCGCCCCGCTCGAGGAGGCGATCGCCCAGGGCCGGGCGGCCACCGGCGACGACGCTGACGATGATCCGTGGCGCTACGTCTACCTGAACAACCTCGCTCAGGCACTCGGAGACCGGTTCGACCGGACTTCGGAGCTCGCCCACCTCGACGAAAGCGAGCAGACGTACCGGGAAGCCCTGAAGGCGGCGCCCGAGGCCGACGTGCACGGGCTCGCCACGATCCGGAGCGGTCTCGCGACGGTGCTGACCCACCGCTTCGACCGTACCGGCGCCCCGGAAGACCTCGCCGCGGCCATCGACCTCTGCCGTCCGACCGCGGCGATGGGCGAGCCCCGGAGCGCGCATGAACTCGCCTCCCTCCTCGGTGCCTGGTTCGACCTCAGCGGCGATCACGCGGTGCTCGGTGAAGCGATCTCCGCCGCCGGACACGCGGTGCACGTGACCGCCGAACCCGGTTTGAGGGTCATGGCCCTCACGACTCTCGGCGAGCTGCACAGCAAGTTGGCGATCGCCTTCGAGCGGCCGGACGCACTGGCCCAGGCCGCGGCGGAGCTCACCGAAGCGGTTCGGCTCACCGCGCGCGACAACGTCCGCTACCCGGGCCGGCTCACCGCACTCACGAACACCCGGCACGAGCAGTTCCGGCGCAACGGCGAGCGAGCGCTGCTGGAAGAGGTGACCGCCCGGTTCACTGAGATCCTCGCCTTGACGCCCGCCGGTGACGTCAACCTCCCCGGACGGCAAGCCAACCTCGCGCTCGCCCTGATCGACCAGTTCCGGTACTTCGGGGTCACGTCCGCGCTGGACACGGCGTCCGGCTACCTCCACGAAGCTCTCCGTTCCCTAGCGCCGCACGATCCGTTCCGGCCGATGCTCTTGTCCATCCTGGGGTCGGTCTACCTCGAAACGGCGAACGGACTGGCCGGGCCCGACGAACGCGAGTGCCTCGACATGGCGATCGCGACACTGCGCGAAGCGCTCTCCGTGGCGCCGGAGCGGTTGCCGAGCCGAGGGCTGTTCGTCAACAATCTCGCCACCGCCTTGAGAAAGCACCCGGACCGGGCCGTGCAAGCCGAGGCCGAAACGTGTTGCCGTGCCTGGCTGGCCACGGCCGGGCCGGCTGCCGTCGGTCACCAGCTGGTGCGTTTCACACTGGTCGCTGCCCTCGTCGACCGACTCGAGACCGAGTCCGAACCCGCGATCTTCGACGAGGCCGAGCAGCTGGCCCGCGCCCTGACAATCGAAGGGCAAAGGGATCACCGGGTCCCGGTCGGGAGCCGGCTCGCCCTGGTGCACCTGCTGAAGATGCGCGCCGAACGCTTGGACGCGCCCGCGGCCCGCGCCGAGGCAGTTGCCGTCCTGCAATCTGTGCTGGACTCGCCCATGGCCCCGGAGGACCGGGTCCGGGCTCACGCCTCCCTCGGCGAGCTCCTCACCGGCCACGACCGGCCCGGCGCCTGCCGCGCCTACACCACGGCCGTCGAGCTCCTGGTCAGGATGGTGCCCCGCACGTGGCGGCAGGCCGACCGCGAACACGGGTTGAGCCGGTTCTTCGCCCTCGCTTCGGACGCGGCCGCCGCCGCACTCGACGCCGGTGAGCCGCACCTCGCGGTCGAGCTCCTCGAGCGGGGCCGCGGCATCCTGCTCGGCTCGGCCGCCACGGACCCGGCCAACCTCGATCACCTGGCGGCCACACACCCGGAGCTCGCCCGGCGATTTGTCGAAGTCGGCCTCCGGATCGGGGCCCTCCGGACGAGCGCGGACACACCGGCCACGCACGCCGAGTTGTTGCTGCGCCGGGGACTGGAGGCCGAAGAGGCGGAGATCCTCGCCGCAATCCGGACGGAGCCGGGGTTCGAGCGGTTCCTCGGCGGTCCTTCGTGCGCCGAACTCCTGGCCCGGCTGCCCGGTCCGGCGGTCATCGTGAACGCGAGCAAGCTCCGCTCCGACGCGCTCGTGCTGGCCGACGGTCAGCTCACCGTCGTGCCGCTGCCCCGGCTGCGCCACGAGCACCTGGTCGACCAGGCGGCCCGGTTCCTCCAGCACCGCGACCGGTTCGTCCTGGGCCCGGAACTGGCCGCGGTCGACCGGGCCACGGTCGACCTCCGCGTCCGCTCTCTGCACAACGTCCTCAGCTGGCTGTGGGAGAGCGTCGCCGCGCCGGTGCTGGCCGCCCTCGGGCCGCGGCGGCGGGTGTGGTGGTGCCTGACCGGACTGGTGACGCTGTTCCCGGTCCACGCCGCCGGCCGGTACCGGAAGACCACCGGCGACGAGCTACCGGAGACGGTCCTGGACCACGTGATTCCGTCGTACGTGCCGACATTGCGGACTCTGCTGGCTCCCGAAGCCCCGTCGGGGAACCAGCGCGTGCTGGCCGTGGGAGTCGGCAAGACCCCGGGGCAGGCCTCCCTGGGAGCGGCGACCGACGAAGCGCGGGCCGCGGCCGCCGTCATCCGGGACAGCACCCTGCTCCTCGACGCGGACGCGACACGGTCCCGTCTGCTTGCGGAGCTCCCGCACCACACCTGGTTCCACTTCGCAGGACACGGCCGGCAGAACGCCTACAGCTTGGACAGCGCCCACTTGCTCACCCACGACCAAGCCCGCACCGGCGGGGTCACCTTCGCCGACCTCCGGGCGACCCGCCCGGCCCGGGCGCACCTGGCTTACCTCAGCGCCTGCGAGTCGTCGTCGGGACGGCTCACCCTGCCCGACGAGGCGGTGCACCTCGCGGGTGCGATGCTGGCCGCGGGATTCGACCGGGTCGTGGCCGCGAACTGGCGGGTGGACGACCGCGTCGCCAAGAACGTCGCGGAACGCTTCTACCGGTTCATCGCGGTTCCGGCACCCTCCGCGGCCCGGGCCGCGGAGGCGCTGCACGCGACGGTGCAGCTCACGCGCGAGGAACTGGCACGTGAGCTGACCGGCGCCGATCGTGACCTC